A genomic window from Sorex araneus isolate mSorAra2 chromosome 2, mSorAra2.pri, whole genome shotgun sequence includes:
- the SUCNR1 gene encoding succinate receptor 1, translating into MAWNASCTSWLEAKAALERFYLPIFYGIEFVGGILGNAVVVFGYIFCLKTWTSSNIYLFNLAISDLAFLCTLPVLIRTYALGGWAYGDALCLLNRYLLHANLYTSILFLALVSVDRYLLMQHPFRNHCLQRRAWAVLLSLGVWVLVTLELLPILSLIRPAGNSSSCTDYASSGDARSNLLYSLCLTVLGFLVPLGVMCGSYLKILFFLRRRTRRLASALPLEKPLRLVVLGVGIFSLLFTPYHVLRNMRIASRLGAWPQPGCPRVIIHTLYIISRPVAFLNSVINPVFYFLLGDHFRDMLMNTLRQHCKSLAPFRR; encoded by the coding sequence GCATGGAACGCGTCTTGCACAAGCTGGCTGGAGGCCAAGGCTGCCCTGGAAAGGTTCTACCTCCCCATTTTCTATGGGATCGAGTTTGTGGGGGGCATCCTGGGGAACGCAGTGGTGGTCTTTGGCTACATCTTCTGTCTGAAGACGTGGACCAGCAGCAACATCTACCTCTTCAACCTGGCCATCTCCGACCTGGCCTTCCTGTGCACCCTGCCCGTGCTGATCCGCACCTACGCCCTGGGCGGGTGGGCCTACGGGGATGCACTGTGCCTGCTGAACCGCTACCTGCTCCACGCCAACCTCTACACCAGCATCCTGTTCCTGGCCTTGGTCAGCGTCGACCGCTACCTGCTCATGCAGCACCCTTTCCGGAACCACTGCCTGCAGCGGAGGGCCTGGGCCGTGCTGCTCTCCCTGGGCGTCTGGGTGCTGGTCACCCTGGAGCTGCTGCCCATCCTCTCCCTCATCCGCCCAGCAGGAAACAGCTCCAGCTGCACCGACTATGCGAGCTCGGGGGACGCCCGCTCCAACCTCCTGTACAGCCTGTGCCTGACGGTGCTGGGCTTCCTCGTGCCCCTGGGCGTCATGTGCGGCTCCTACCTGAAGATCCTCTTCTTCCTGAGGCGCAGGACCCGCCGGCTGGCCTCGGCGCTGCCCCTGGAGAAGCCGCTGCGCCTGGTGGTCCTGGGCGTGGGCATCTTCTCTCTGCTCTTCACGCCCTACCACGTGCTGCGCAACATGAGGATCGCCTCGCGCCTGGGCGCCTGGCCGCAGCCGGGGTGTCCCCGGGTCATCATCCACACGCTGTACATCATCTCGCGCCCCGTGGCCTTCCTCAACAGCGTCATCAACCCCGTCTTCTACTTCCTCCTGGGGGACCACTTCCGGGACATGCTGATGAACACGCTCAGGCAGCACTGCAAGTCTCTCGCGCCCTTCCGACGGTGA